Proteins encoded in a region of the Acidimicrobiales bacterium genome:
- a CDS encoding ferredoxin translates to MALSVWIDQDLCTGDGLCVDHCPEVFLLLEDGIAYVRDGEVVHNDPGMSDGLATVPSGRERDVVHAAEDCPGECIFIESP, encoded by the coding sequence ATGGCGCTGAGCGTGTGGATCGACCAGGACCTGTGCACCGGCGACGGGCTGTGCGTCGACCACTGCCCCGAGGTGTTCCTGCTCCTCGAGGACGGGATCGCCTACGTGCGCGACGGCGAGGTGGTGCACAACGACCCCGGGATGTCCGACGGCCTGGCCACGGTGCCCTCCGGACGCGAGCGCGACGTCGTGCACGCGGCCGAGGACTGCCCCGGGGAGTGCATCTTCATCGAGAGCCCATAG
- a CDS encoding cation transporter, which produces MDTASGRALPAGAPGVEDGHDHDHGGHDRHGHDHAVEAPPASAGRTGPARDALVRRAQRLNVITLGWNLVEGVVALGAGIAAGSISLIGFGLDSGIEVSAALILAWRLGRERRGGCMQEDDRLATRAIAVSFAALAVYVAAGSLLDLVTGARPEASVPGVVLAALSLSAMPALARAKRRLAPALGSRAVEADAAQTNLCALLSAVLLFGLAANAALGWRWADPAAGLAIAALAAAEATRTWRAESLADTCCP; this is translated from the coding sequence GTGGACACGGCGTCCGGTCGAGCGCTACCCGCCGGCGCACCTGGCGTCGAGGACGGGCACGACCACGACCACGGGGGCCACGACCGGCATGGGCACGATCACGCCGTCGAGGCGCCGCCGGCCAGCGCCGGCCGCACCGGCCCCGCTCGCGACGCGCTGGTGCGGCGGGCCCAGCGGCTCAACGTCATCACCCTCGGGTGGAACCTGGTGGAGGGCGTGGTTGCGCTCGGCGCCGGGATCGCGGCCGGCTCCATCAGCCTCATCGGCTTCGGGCTCGACTCCGGCATCGAGGTGTCGGCTGCGCTGATCCTCGCCTGGCGGCTCGGTCGCGAGCGGCGGGGTGGCTGCATGCAGGAGGACGACCGCCTGGCCACCAGGGCCATCGCCGTGAGCTTCGCCGCCCTGGCCGTGTACGTGGCCGCCGGATCGCTGCTCGACCTCGTCACGGGGGCCCGGCCCGAAGCCAGCGTCCCCGGCGTCGTCCTGGCCGCCCTGTCGCTCAGCGCCATGCCGGCGCTGGCCCGGGCCAAGCGCCGGCTGGCGCCTGCGCTGGGCTCGCGGGCGGTGGAAGCCGATGCGGCCCAGACGAACCTGTGCGCCCTGCTCTCGGCCGTCCTGCTGTTCGGGCTGGCGGCCAACGCCGCGCTGGGCTGGCGGTGGGCCGACCCCGCCGCCGGTCTCGCCATCGCCGCCCTCGCCGCGGCAGAGGCGACGCGGACGTGGCGGGCGGAGTCCCTCGCCGACACCTGCTGCCCGTAG